The sequence GGGCAAGTGTGGGTAGATCAGACATAACTTCCTCCACACCAAGATTCCGCACAGGTGGGAGCGCTCCCAGTGAACGTAGCATTGTTTCGGAAGTGTCAAAAGATGTTTCCGAAAAATCACCAGATGTATGTCAAATTTGCCTTACAGCCTGTCAGAGGCGAGCACCGACATCATGATCGAGTGGTGCCACTCGCCGTCCCGGCGCAGGACGTCGCGGCGCACGCCCTCCTCGACGAACCCCACCTTGCGGTACACGTGGAGGGCCCGCTCGTTGAACTCGAAGACCTCCAGGCCGACCCGGTGGAGCTCGGTGGTGGCGAAGACGTGGTCGAGCACCAGCCGGATCGCCTCGGTGCCGTAGCCCTTGCCGAACGCGCGCGGGCCGATCAGGGCGATGCGCAGGTTGCAGGACAGGTTGTGCGGGTCGAGCTCGTTGAGCACCACCTCGCCGACGTAGGCGTCGTCCCCCGCGGTGCAGATCGCCAGGTCCAGCCGGTCGTCGTGGTCGCCGCGCGAGCCGTACCAGATCTTGGCCGCCTCGCGGTCGATCTTCCCCTGGGAGCCGGTGAGCCGCATGGTCTCCGGGTCGTTGACGAGCTCCCAGAGGCCGTCGACGTGCTCGGGGCCGACGGGGCGGAGCGTCACGCGCTCGCCGGACAGGGTGGGCTTGTTCGCGAACATCACCCGGAGTGTCTATCCGCCCGGCTGGGTGCGGGCAAGTCGATTACCCCCGCCGGAGGCCCTACCAGGGACCGTAGGGGCCCTGGTTGCCGCCCTTGCCGACCTCGCGCACGGCGGGCCGCACGTCCGCCAGATAGATGGCCGAGGCGATGACGGACGCGATCGTGAAGATGCTCAGCACGTTGAGGTACTGCACCGCCGCGGCGAACCCGAACAGCGCCGCCAGGCCGAGGATGACCAGCCAGAGCTTCTTGCTCTGCTTGCCGGTGACCGCGAACGCCTGCGCCGGGGTCCGCAGAGCGTGCACCAGAGCCCAGGCCGACAGGGCGAAGACGCCGATGGCCAGGACCCAGAAGATCAGGTCCAGAACGCCGTGGATCTGGATCATCGTCTCTCCCAAACGCTCGCTTCACTGGTGTCTGCCAGCCTAATGCCGAAACCACCCGCCGCGTCGTCCCTGGCCCCGTATGCGCTCGCCGTACGGCGGCGGCGCGGAGGAAACGGCGGCGTACCAGGGGGAACGGCGGTGTCGCAGGGGGAATCGGAAGAACGGCGCGCCCGCGCCGGGGGCGCTGCGATCATGTCGACATGACACAGAATGTTCCGGACGGCGGCAGAAGACTGACCCGGCGGGAGATCTCCGACGCCGTCGGCGACCTGGGATGGCGCTACGTCCTGGGCCTCGTGCGCGCGTCGGTGCCCGTGACGTCGCTGTCCCAGGCGGCCGACGTCGCCGCGCGCGTGGCGGCCGTGGCCGGTGACGACGGCGACGGAAGCCTGTCGATGGACGCCCGCCGTGACCGGCTGGTCCTCAGCCTCCAGTCGTCGGCCACCGGCCTGGTGACGCCGCTGGAGATCGGGCTCGCCCGCCGGATCTCCGCGGCCGTGGGCGAGCTCGGGCTGCGCACCGACGCCGGAGCCGGCGGCCGGGAGTCGCGGTCGGACCAGGTCCTTGAGATCGCGATCGACGCGCTCGACATCGCCGCGATCCGCCCGTTCTGGAAGGCGGTGCTGGGCTACGCCGACGAGGCCGGCGCCTGCGGCGCCGAGGACCCGCTCATCGATCCCGTCGGCCAGGGACCGGCGATCTGGTTCCAGCAGATGGATGCGCCGCGACCGCAGCGCAACCGGATCCATTTCGACATCTCGGTCCCGCACGACGAGGCGCCCCACCGCATCGCGGCCGCGCTGGCCGCGGGCGGGGTGCTGCTGTCGGACGTCCAGGCGCCCGCCTTCTGGGTGCTGGCGGACGTGGAGGGCAACGAGGCGTGCGTCACGACCTGGCAGGGCAGGGACTGACCCCGCGAAGGGCGGGAGCCGTCCCGCGGACGGCGCCGGGACCGTGAGGTGCGCCGAGCCTCCCGGCGGAGGCTCGGCGCGGACGGTCTCAGGCCTTCGGGGCGGAGCCGGTCTTCGGAGTGCGGCTGTTCTTCCTGGTGGCCTGGGTGGCGATCGCGGGCTCGGCGGCCTCGGAGACCTCCTCCAGCTCCAGGGCGGCCTCGCCGCTGGCCTTGGAGACGACCTTGCGGCCGCGGCTGGCGAACTCCTCGTAGAGCTCGACGGCCTTGCCGGTGAACTGGTCGGCGTAGACGCGGGCCTTCTCCGGGAAGTCCTTGGCGTACCCCTCGGCCTTCCCGCTGAAGTCCTTGGCGTAGCCCTCGGCCTTGCCGGCGAACTCCCGGGCCTTCTCGGGGAGGTCCTTGGCGGCCTCGCGGATCTCCTCGCGGCGGCCCTGCAGCTTCTGGATCTGCTCCGGGAGCTCACGGAGCTTCTCGACGGCGAAGTCTCCGGCGCCGGCGACGGCGTAGAACGGCTTGGACTCGGCGAGCTTCTTGACTTCGGTGGCGAGAGTCATGGGTTAACCTTCCTTGGTTTCCGGTGTGACGTGGCCGTTGCCCGTGGGAGCCGCATAGGGCTTCAGTGCGGCGAGATACTCCTCGGGCAGTGGCACCTCGTCGTTCGGCGAGGAGACGGCGTCGCCCCCATGGGGCTCCGGTGCGGGATGCGCTTTCTGGGAGGTCTGCGCGTCCTCGTCCGGGGCCCCGGCCCGGTTCTCCTTGCGGAACGACTCGTAGATGTCGATCAGCACCTGTCGCTGGCGCTCGCTGATGAGGTGATCGGCCCTGATCGCGGTCAGCACGTCGCTGTCCGGCTCGCGCTCCTCGATGAGACCGGCCTGGACGTACAGCGCCTGTGAGGAGATGTGCAGGCCCTTGGCGATCTGGTTCAGGATCTCCGCGCTGGGCTTGCGCAGTCCTCGCTCGATCTGGCTGAGATAGGGATTGGAGACCCCCGCCGCGGCGGCGAGCTGACGCAGGGAGATCTTCGCATGCGTGCGCTGCTCGCGGATGTACTCGCCGATCGAGCCGACCTTGGGTAGTGCCATGCCTTCAGTCTGCCCGACGGCGCTTGCAATTGCAAACGGACTGGCTAACAGTTGCAAGCACGGGTTGGTCAGTGCGGCACCAGCCAGAGCAGGGGGGCCGAGGCGGTCAGCGTGATGGAGAAGGCGACGATGCTGTAGCGGAGCCCGCGGGACAGGGCGGGCCCCGGGGTGACGAGGCGCTCGACCCGGGCCATCACCGCCGAGCAGGAGCCCGCCGCGCCCATCGCCCCGTTCGGGGTCGGTACGGCGCCCGCCGTGCCGAAGCGGAGCAGGGCGGTGGCCAGCCGGCGGGGCGAGCAGTAGCGGCGGGCGACGTCGTCGGCGGCCATCTCCACCAGCAGGCTGACCTCGTTCTGCACGTCCGAGACCAGCCTCGACCAGGGCAGCGCCCGGCGCAGCGCGGCGAACGGGAGCAGCACCAGGTCGTGGCGCTCGCGCACGTGGGCGGTCTCGTGGGCGAGCACCGCGCTCAGCTCGGCGGGCGAGAGCAGCTCCAGGGTGCCCGCGCTGACCACGACCTGGGACCGGAGCCCCGGCACGCAGTAGGCGGTGGCGCCCGGGTAGTCGACCACCCGTACGCCGGGGATCTCGGGGTCCTCGCGGGCGATGAGGGCGAGCAGGGTGCGGTGGCGGTGCCGGGCGCGCAACGTCTGCACACCCGCGACCAGGAGCACCACGATGAGCACGACGAGCGCGGTCAGCCCGGTGATGAGGGCCACGATCCTCGGCAGGTCGTACGGCTCGGGCGGGCCGTACCCGCCGCCGAGCGCGGAGGCGGCGAAGGCGTGGAGACCGTGCAGCACCCCCTGGCCGTAGGGCTCCAGGGCGTAGGCGAGCAGCGTGCCGGTCCCGGCCAGTCCCCAGGTGACGCCGAGCGCCTGCCACAGGACGATGGCCACGTGCGGGGCACGGTATGTCCATCGGGCCCGGGTGAAACGCCAGGCTCCGACCGCGCAGACCAGGGCGAGTGTCGCCAGGGCTGCTGCGGTTATCACTCGTCCTCCAGCTCCGTGAGGGCTCTGCGCAGGATCTCCGCCTCGTTGCCGGAGACGGCCTGGGCGAATCGGGTAAGGGCGGCCGACCGGTCTCCGGTCAGGTCGAGTGCTTCCAGCATAAGCTCCGCGATGTATGCGTCGCGGCTCTCGGCGGGTTCGTACCGCCATGCGCGCCCGTCACGGGTCCGTACGAGGAACCCCTTGCGGGTCAACCGGTCGAGCACGGTCATCACGGTCGTGGGCGCGAGGTCCCGGTCGGCGATCAGGCGACCGACCTCACGCGCCGTCACCGCTGATGGCTGTGCCCAGATGATGTCCATGATGCTGCGTTCAAGCTCGCCGAGACCCTTCACGTGGACAAGCCTAACTCCCGCACCACGAGGGGTAGTACTACGGGTTGTCGAGTCGCGACCGGCCGCAGGCGTGAGCGGCCGCGACGGCCGCCCCGGTGACGCGTGCCCGGCCGGCGCCGGGCGGCGCCGGAGGCGCGATCTCCCGTGGACGAGGGCATCGGAGCCGTCCTTCCGCGTGAACCCGGTTTCCCGGGTATTCACTCATTATGGAGATCAAGCTAATCCAAGGGGACATCACCGGCCAGGACGTCGACGCGGTGGTGAACGCGGCGAACTCCTCGCTGCTGGGCGGCGGGGGCGTGGACGGGGCCATCCATCGCCGCGGCGGCCCGGAGATCCTTGAGGAGTGCCGGGCGCTGCGGGCGTCGCGGTACGGCCGGGGACTGCCCACCGGGCAGGCGGTCGCCACCACCGCCGGCAGGCTCCCCGCCCGCTGGGTGATCCACACCGTCGGCCCGGTGCACTCGGCCTCCGAGGACCGCTCGGAGCTGCTGGCGTCGTGTTACCGGGAGTCGCTGCGGGTCGCCGACGAGCTGGGCGCGGAGACCGTGGCCTTCCCCGCGATCTCCACCGGCGTCTACGGCTGGCCGATGGACGACGGCGCCCGCGTCGCGCTGTCGACCGTGCGGGGGACGCCCACGAGCGTCGCCGAGGTCAGGTTCGTGCTGTTCGACGCGGCGGCCTACGCCGTCTTCGAGCGGGCGCTCGGTGAGGCTCCGCCCGCGTGACCGCTGCCGCTCAGGACTGGAGGGAGAGACGGTTGACCATGTAGATCTCGTCACGGTCGTCGCCGGGGGCCAGCCGGATGGCCTTGGGGATGCGGCCGACCTCGGTGTATCCCAGTCCCGCGTAGAAGCGCTCGGTCCCCGTGCCCCCGCGCACGGTCAGGTGCAGCGCCTCGACGCCCATGGCGCGGGAGGCCT comes from Streptosporangium roseum DSM 43021 and encodes:
- a CDS encoding DUF2516 family protein, with product MIQIHGVLDLIFWVLAIGVFALSAWALVHALRTPAQAFAVTGKQSKKLWLVILGLAALFGFAAAVQYLNVLSIFTIASVIASAIYLADVRPAVREVGKGGNQGPYGPW
- a CDS encoding GNAT family N-acetyltransferase yields the protein MFANKPTLSGERVTLRPVGPEHVDGLWELVNDPETMRLTGSQGKIDREAAKIWYGSRGDHDDRLDLAICTAGDDAYVGEVVLNELDPHNLSCNLRIALIGPRAFGKGYGTEAIRLVLDHVFATTELHRVGLEVFEFNERALHVYRKVGFVEEGVRRDVLRRDGEWHHSIMMSVLASDRL
- a CDS encoding M56 family metallopeptidase, encoding MITAAALATLALVCAVGAWRFTRARWTYRAPHVAIVLWQALGVTWGLAGTGTLLAYALEPYGQGVLHGLHAFAASALGGGYGPPEPYDLPRIVALITGLTALVVLIVVLLVAGVQTLRARHRHRTLLALIAREDPEIPGVRVVDYPGATAYCVPGLRSQVVVSAGTLELLSPAELSAVLAHETAHVRERHDLVLLPFAALRRALPWSRLVSDVQNEVSLLVEMAADDVARRYCSPRRLATALLRFGTAGAVPTPNGAMGAAGSCSAVMARVERLVTPGPALSRGLRYSIVAFSITLTASAPLLWLVPH
- a CDS encoding O-acetyl-ADP-ribose deacetylase, which gives rise to MEIKLIQGDITGQDVDAVVNAANSSLLGGGGVDGAIHRRGGPEILEECRALRASRYGRGLPTGQAVATTAGRLPARWVIHTVGPVHSASEDRSELLASCYRESLRVADELGAETVAFPAISTGVYGWPMDDGARVALSTVRGTPTSVAEVRFVLFDAAAYAVFERALGEAPPA
- a CDS encoding helix-turn-helix domain-containing protein gives rise to the protein MALPKVGSIGEYIREQRTHAKISLRQLAAAAGVSNPYLSQIERGLRKPSAEILNQIAKGLHISSQALYVQAGLIEEREPDSDVLTAIRADHLISERQRQVLIDIYESFRKENRAGAPDEDAQTSQKAHPAPEPHGGDAVSSPNDEVPLPEEYLAALKPYAAPTGNGHVTPETKEG
- a CDS encoding BlaI/MecI/CopY family transcriptional regulator, with the protein product MKGLGELERSIMDIIWAQPSAVTAREVGRLIADRDLAPTTVMTVLDRLTRKGFLVRTRDGRAWRYEPAESRDAYIAELMLEALDLTGDRSAALTRFAQAVSGNEAEILRRALTELEDE
- a CDS encoding VOC family protein, which encodes MTQNVPDGGRRLTRREISDAVGDLGWRYVLGLVRASVPVTSLSQAADVAARVAAVAGDDGDGSLSMDARRDRLVLSLQSSATGLVTPLEIGLARRISAAVGELGLRTDAGAGGRESRSDQVLEIAIDALDIAAIRPFWKAVLGYADEAGACGAEDPLIDPVGQGPAIWFQQMDAPRPQRNRIHFDISVPHDEAPHRIAAALAAGGVLLSDVQAPAFWVLADVEGNEACVTTWQGRD